The sequence CAATTTTTCTGCAGTTTATCCCACATAGCCTTAGCTGTCTTGCACTCCGTAACTTGCATCTTTGGTCCTTGGTCCATGAGCAAATATATATCTTCGCCCTCGCTTGCTGCGACTGCTTTTTGTCGTGTGTTGATGCATCTGTGGCCATTTCTGCTGCCACAATCCCAAATATTCTCACGAAGCAGGTACATTTCCAAGTCCACCTTCCATTGCCCTTAATCCGCAGATCCATGTTATTTTCAATTTGTGGTAATGAGCCTCCGTGCGTAATGTTCACCTGTGGTTCCAGTACGCCACTTTAAATTAATTTCGTGAAAACTTAAACCAAAACCCATCACGAGGCTGGCTCACGCAATTACAATCTCGAATTACTTTAACGAGCCGAAGATTACTTAAAAGAATACATGATTTCACTAGCCAAAGGAATACTATCAACTCCGAACTCTGGGCCCGTAGCCTGTTGTGCAGCTCAGGATTAGATGATTTGAGATACTTGCTACTTTGGAAATGATAATGCGCCATGTACCTTTTGTAGCACCAAGACACGTCACGCATGTTTTATTCAAAAGAAAGAACGGCGAGAACAGGAAAGCAAAAGAATGTTCATTAGCCGTGTGCCCCAACACAAATACACAGACTTGATTACATACGCAATAAGACTCACTATGCTCACAAAATACACAATTACATTTATTGCACATACACGGGCTACTACCCATTAATTATAAAGAAATGATATGTGAAGGGTATTTGGAATAATAATACACACTTCGATAACTTGTACAGAATTAATGACGACTGCGTTTATTGCCATGTGTGCCACAGATACATGTCCGTACGCGAGCGTCGGATGCAAAAAACACAAGTACACAATATGGCCGTTCCCGGGAGACTCCGGTGTGCCTCCGGTCCGGTTTCCCGTTCGCACCTCTGGTGGCCAAGTTTGGTACTCCATCAATCTCCATAGGGTCTAGCCGGTGGCGGCCAATATGGCGAGCTGCAGTACTCTGTCCCGGATAGCTCCGCCACATCACTCCCCTGGCAGTAGTTTACCCTAACGATGggatgataaaaaagaaaaatacacagATATTAGCCGTCAAGTTGATAATCTTGCAGATATGCAGGGAAACGAACATGTCTATTAGGCCGGGCAACCGGCTGTTCATTGTTTGGTGCCACTGGTGTGGGAAAGTCATCAGTTGCACCGGGCGTGGTAGAGGGTGGCACCTCTATGTAGACAGCTGGGGGCTCGGTAGCTGGAGGTGGTGGAGACGGCGGTCATACCAGTAGAGTGGTGGGATTATGGGCCAAAGGTACATCTGTTGTGACGTACGCTGGCTTGAGACGGTCGATGGAGATGTTGGAATCTCTGCGAGGTAGTTGGACTTTGAAGGTCTTCCCATTTCTCTGCAGGACTCGGAACGGTCCATCGTAGGGTGCTTGAAGGGACCCATGTGAGGCGTCATTGCGCACAAAAACGTGAGAGGATGATGGCAAGcctttaaatatgaaaacatctCAGCTGCCATGACGAGCGGCTGATTTAGGGGTCAGCTTCCGGAAATGCTCTCGCAGCTGAGAGACAAAGGCTGTGCCGCTGGGTGCTGGGACGCTAGAGGGAGTGAGAAACTCGCCGGGTAAACGGAGTGATGCACCGTAGACGAGGTCTGCAGAGGTTGCTTGGAGGTCCTCCTTCCATGCAGCAGGGAACCCGAGGAGGATGGCAGGAAGCATATCAGCCCACTGCTCCGCATCATGGCAGCGGATGGCCGACTTCAGTTGTCTATGCAGCCGTTCAACCATTCCGTTGGCGGCCGGGTGGTACGCCGACGTACGGAGGTGAGAAATGCCACAAATGTTGTTAAGCTGCCGGAACAGATCGCTCTCGAACTGTCGGCCCTGGTCCGTAGTAATGCGTAGCGGTGTGCCGAATCGTGCGATCCATTCCTGAAACAACGCCCGTGAAACAGTCTCTGCCGAGATGTTGTCCAGGGTATGGCCTCTGGCCAACGCGTGAAGCGATCGACGCATGTAAGACAGTAACGGCAACCGCGGGACATAGGAAGAGGACCGACCAGATCAATATAAATGTGCTCGAACCGCAGGTTGGGAATCTGAAAGTCACCCACAGGTGAGTTGACGTGGCGTGAGACCTTGGACCGTTAGCAAGGGATGCATGAAGGGGTGCTTAATCTGTCGGCAATCCTTTTTAATGGAAGGCCACACAAAACGGGAAGTCACTAACTTGACAGTGGCGTTTGCCCCAGGGTGTTAGAGGTTGTGGATGGAGTCGAAAACCTGTCGGCGGAAAGCAGCAGTTACAAATGGTCGCGCCGTTGCCGAAGAAGTATCACAGGTCACCTCTAATTGCGTATCTGGGAATTTAGCTTTCTTCAAGGCAGGGGAAGATCCTAAACGAAGGAGAGATGCCAGTTCCTTGTCATTTTCTTGAGCCTGCGCCAGTGCTTCGTAATAAATGGCTGGAGTGATCTCTTCGACGCGGGATAAGGCATCGGCGACAACGTTATCAGCACCAGCGACGTGTTTAATGTCAGTGGTGAACTGCCCGATTGCTACCGCAAGGGTACGTAGGATCAACGTTTGAAAATTTCCCACTATTCTCCACACTTAACTTACCAAGCTCACATAAAATGTTTTGCTGTGCTGtcccttaaaaaaattttgtttccatttcatCACAACTCAAAATCCCTTGAAAAACAGCGCATGCACGAATGAAAGTCAATTTCACATATTCCCATGGAACACACAATCCTCCTCTTTGAAGTGAATCGAAGTAAACATTGTTTACTTAGCCTCCTTTGGAGTCACTAAGCAGATCACAGCATAAGTTGCAAGATGTGACCACTTTTAAACAATGGGATGCATATCCACAAACATACAACATAGCTGATTCATCGAAAGAGATATCGTCTAAGTAGTCGGAAGCGAAAATAGGTAAGAAATCTGCAATGCCAGATTTGTCGAAGCCTTCTACCTCTTTCCCGGAGTCAACAACCTCGTGAAGGATTGTTTTACCAGCTTTGACCAAATCAAGTAATTTCCGTACTCGCAATTTCTTTTCGGACTATAGAATGTCTCGGAAAGATACCTGATAGTAAGTACCAGATAATCGCCGATACAAACTGAACCTCTCCTCTAAATTGTCAGTCTGAAATTTACCAGGTAGCACATAACTAATGGGAAAATTTCGTATAGAATACTCAATGATAGAAAGGAGCACTGATATACTCCTTTCCATTGCCAAAGATGTGTCTTTGGAGAGGCCAAACTTTCCATGCATCCCCCTCCATTTAATAATCCAGGGTATAATTCTCTTAAGAAAAACAAAACCTCTGTCGTTAATGCTATATATAGGGTTTGCCTATATATTCCTCTTTGCAATCCCCTTGAATTTGCTTTTAGTGTTCACTTTATCCCACCAAGTCTTTACAATTTCCAAGAAGGAACACGTTTCTTCGTACTCCGGTACAGTTTTTAGGGATGCAATGGTCGTATGGTGGAATAAATTGTCCGCATAACTGACGTTTTGACGTTCAAAACTGCTCGGGTATAAGGTCTTAGTATTGAGTTTAAGTGCTTCCTTGATGAGGGAGTGCTGTTCATTTTTGTGGAATCGTCTTAAATGCTCAAAAGATGCTGATCTTGGCGCACCAGTCTCAAAATCAGGGTAAACAAtagttttgtttacattttttaaattgatccaATTATTCCTGACATTcttgaaaatatgcaaaaattcataTGTAAGGTAAATAACTTCACCTTCATAACTTGGATTGGGAATCGAAACGCCATCAGTTAAAGTTTTGTACAGATTTTGATTGACTGTTATTGTCAGTTATTACACAGAGTACCGTAAACTGGAAAGCCTGTACAAAGTCAATAACGCCCATAGTAGCGTCTTTCAACTGCTCTCCAGAAATGTTGCTGAGAGGCAATAGTTTTACGATTTCCCTGAAATTTCCAAATGCTGATGCAATCATGTAACTCACCACAGATTTAGCGGTTTCGTCACTATTTTCAGCAAATCCCACTACATTACGGTTTTTAAAACTTATCTGACCATTGACGTATGTTTAATCTATTAGTAAGCAAACCACTTTTTCTCTTGCGGAGAGATTTGCCGAAACGTTACGCAAGTAATGCGAAGTGCTTTCTGAGCTACTTTCTGGAGAAATGTTCGATGAAGAAGAGAGTGACTGAAGGTAACGTTTGTGGGGTAATATCAAATGTTCCCTGCAATAATTGTAGGCAGTGGGGGACAGAGGATACACCATAAATGCAAACAAAACTGTGTATGGATTGCAAACTCGTTTTTTGGAGTTCATTAGCTTAATCTGGTGTAAAATGATGCCAAGTGTTTTACTGTCAACGATTTCCTCACTGTCTGCCAAACTACTCGCCGCTTCTAGGTTTTCCTGAGCTTTTCTTAAGTAATAGCTCACACTGACACTGCGACAGGATGCAGATAAGTTCTTATTACGTgctaataaattttctaattgtGACCATCTAGTTAGCCTCAGATCAGAAGGCATTATCCAGCTTAAATCATGAGAAGGAATTTCAATGCCCCTGAGATTTACCTTAATAATCAAACTTATGCACAAAAACACTGCACACCACCTTTAACTCGTCAAAATGTAAATCGTCCACgttcaaagcataaaaataaacacaatCATTGTCTTAAACTTTCCAATTCCAGAATTGGCTGTGTTCATGTTGAGGAAATtccttaataaaattattaaaatccctAACACCATCACTGTTTAGGAACGTGTTTACCTGCTCGTTATGACGCCTCAATGTTTCTCTACGCCTGCAGTCAGGGTCTTTTCTTCCAGTTGGCTTTCGACTGGTTAAGTACCCAGGTAAATTTCCAAATAACCGAGGCACAGCATTGTCGCACAATTTTGGGAAGGATAGTGGAATCTCCTCCACAACAACATTTGCACTTCTACACTTCTGCAACTTCACTATCTTCATCATGCAGAACGCACACGGCAGAATTC comes from Ischnura elegans chromosome X, ioIscEleg1.1, whole genome shotgun sequence and encodes:
- the LOC124171233 gene encoding uncharacterized protein LOC124171233; amino-acid sequence: MRRSLHALARGHTLDNISAETVSRALFQEWIARFGTPLRITTDQGRQFESDLFRQLNNICGISHLRTSAYHPAANGMVERLHRQLKSAIRCHDAEQWADMLPAILLGFPAAWKEDLQATSADLVYGASLRLPGEFLTPSSVPAPSGTAFVSQLREHFRKLTPKSAARHGS